In a single window of the Melioribacteraceae bacterium genome:
- a CDS encoding PQQ-like beta-propeller repeat protein codes for MKKSVFYLLFLCVTTFFQAQWKEVESIESDNFIYPNNIILQKDGTKYLALFTYIKPKITLLIYDKNKKIIFSEKEIDYTYDDLQDTLNNIYFLKKNRLYEFSAPNILRQIGNFHIDYENLDRPWIDKTDEQFTLTLNYRDRIEIIDLKSQKNILNYKRKVSIKYPTHRIVDDKVFIQSDENLLVCYSLKLNKVIWEMDFGITSYYYLGIKLGEGKDDLSKIYGTKKSNEIIVITRGGNLYKIDSNTGTILMQKKKIGGNDNNAGMIGYLRFYDFNNDGVDDIIGGSVDFNIYGIDGKTFNILWKTNTGNEIQLPLTLHNINKDNTPEVITITDYDANVIILDIKSGEIKFNNTVKQQKKNCQSVVTFTDFFNKGTEQLIVRTKNTKISFYEFK; via the coding sequence ATGAAGAAGTCAGTTTTCTATCTATTATTTCTATGTGTAACTACTTTTTTTCAAGCTCAGTGGAAAGAAGTTGAATCAATTGAATCGGATAATTTTATCTATCCGAATAATATAATCTTACAGAAGGATGGAACTAAGTATCTTGCTCTATTTACATACATAAAACCTAAAATTACTCTTTTAATATATGATAAGAATAAAAAAATAATATTTTCGGAAAAAGAGATTGATTATACTTACGATGACTTACAAGATACGCTCAATAACATCTACTTTCTAAAAAAAAATAGATTGTATGAGTTTTCCGCACCAAATATTTTGCGGCAAATAGGGAATTTTCATATTGATTACGAAAATCTCGATAGGCCATGGATAGACAAAACTGATGAACAATTCACATTAACATTGAATTACAGAGATCGGATAGAAATTATTGATCTCAAATCTCAGAAAAATATTTTGAATTATAAGAGAAAGGTGAGCATTAAATATCCTACACATAGAATAGTTGATGACAAAGTATTTATTCAAAGTGATGAAAATCTATTAGTGTGCTATTCCTTAAAACTTAATAAAGTAATATGGGAAATGGATTTTGGAATTACTAGCTATTACTATTTAGGAATTAAACTGGGAGAAGGGAAAGATGATTTATCCAAAATTTATGGAACGAAAAAAAGTAATGAAATTATAGTGATCACTCGGGGAGGTAATTTATATAAAATTGATTCTAATACTGGGACTATCTTAATGCAAAAGAAGAAAATTGGGGGTAACGACAATAATGCCGGAATGATAGGTTATTTGAGGTTCTACGACTTTAATAATGATGGGGTTGATGATATAATTGGGGGCTCGGTTGATTTTAATATCTATGGTATAGATGGGAAAACCTTTAATATTCTATGGAAAACCAACACAGGGAATGAAATCCAACTTCCTCTCACTCTTCATAATATTAACAAAGATAACACGCCTGAGGTAATTACAATTACCGACTATGATGCTAATGTTATTATTCTAGATATCAAATCTGGTGAAATTAAATTTAATAACACGGTTAAACAGCAAAAAAAGAATTGTCAATCAGTTGTAACATTCACCGACTTTTTTAATAAGGGAACCGAACAATTGATCGTTCGGACAAAGAATACCAAAATTTCTTTTTATGAGTTTAAATAG
- a CDS encoding ABC transporter ATP-binding protein — MNVELLNVSKSYGSNQVLGNLNISIEPGITAIIGLNGSGKSTLLKVLSGLVAPDSGEVLLNREKVDLLSISWKKVIGYLPQDPPFYERMTLVEFLDYILLLSKWKQKSERSLRINEVIEVFGLEGYAAKPIGHLSGGIRQRIAISQAIIHNPSILLLDEPTNNLDIEGRMKLSRYLLMNSAENIVLYVGHVFEELRDLCSKIIVMDNSKIVFYDATENLISNYLGIIKEVHIDSKRFSEIKNHNVSVVNVINNNSSIILRYDSSRSDSLGGTIVRPTLREAFQCLINYYISL; from the coding sequence ATGAATGTAGAATTACTAAATGTTTCGAAAAGTTACGGAAGCAATCAAGTATTAGGTAATTTAAATATCTCTATTGAGCCTGGGATTACGGCAATTATAGGATTAAACGGATCGGGGAAATCAACGTTACTAAAGGTTTTGTCCGGACTGGTAGCACCAGATAGCGGTGAAGTTTTATTAAATCGTGAAAAAGTTGATTTACTTTCAATTTCGTGGAAAAAAGTCATTGGCTATCTTCCTCAAGACCCTCCTTTTTATGAACGAATGACACTTGTTGAATTCTTGGACTATATATTATTGCTTTCTAAATGGAAGCAGAAATCTGAACGGAGCCTAAGAATAAACGAGGTTATCGAAGTATTTGGACTTGAAGGTTATGCAGCTAAACCTATTGGCCATTTATCGGGCGGCATTAGACAACGAATAGCAATTTCACAGGCAATCATTCACAATCCTTCTATTTTATTACTCGACGAACCGACAAACAACTTAGATATTGAAGGACGCATGAAATTATCCAGATATCTTCTAATGAATAGTGCTGAGAATATTGTTCTTTATGTGGGGCATGTATTTGAGGAATTACGCGATCTTTGTTCAAAAATAATTGTAATGGACAACTCTAAAATTGTTTTTTACGACGCAACTGAAAATTTAATAAGTAACTATCTGGGTATCATCAAAGAAGTTCATATTGACTCAAAAAGGTTTTCTGAAATAAAGAATCATAATGTGTCCGTAGTAAATGTCATTAACAATAACTCATCTATAATCCTAAGATATGATTCAAGTCGAAGTGACTCTCTTGGAGGGACAATTGTAAGGCCAACTTTGCGTGAAGCTTTTCAATGTTTGATAAATTATTATATCTCACTCTGA
- a CDS encoding ABC transporter permease: MNTILVFIKRDWLIYKSYKLQIVLQYLSLFSFLVLVYFLSKLMVSGSNSFLSKYNGDYSSFLIVGILFQWFSSTSLNSFSKSIREEQTLGTLEFLLFCPKSLILLLVGASAYNYIKLFAQSAFMLLSMRFLLGIEISPNILPAIFVIILLILSLSGIGFISAGITLAFKKGNPIGWIFSTLSTFLSGVFFPVEMLPPGLLEFSSFLPTTHALNALRELLILNSNLYSLTPEIFSLTCFSVVSLSVGIYSFNVGFEYARIKGTLSSY, encoded by the coding sequence ATGAACACTATTTTAGTTTTTATTAAAAGAGATTGGTTAATTTATAAAAGTTATAAACTACAGATTGTTCTGCAATACTTGAGCTTATTCTCCTTTTTAGTGCTCGTCTATTTTTTATCTAAACTAATGGTATCTGGCTCCAACTCCTTTTTAAGCAAGTATAATGGCGATTACTCCTCATTTCTAATTGTGGGAATTTTATTTCAGTGGTTTTCATCAACTTCACTTAATTCGTTTTCAAAATCGATACGGGAAGAACAGACATTGGGGACCTTGGAATTTTTACTTTTTTGTCCGAAAAGTTTGATATTGCTTCTTGTTGGGGCCTCCGCTTATAACTATATAAAATTATTCGCTCAGTCGGCATTTATGTTGCTTTCGATGAGATTCCTTTTGGGTATAGAGATTTCTCCAAATATACTTCCAGCAATATTTGTTATCATATTGCTAATTTTATCTTTATCCGGTATTGGATTTATCTCAGCTGGCATTACATTGGCTTTTAAAAAAGGTAACCCAATTGGTTGGATCTTCTCTACTTTATCAACTTTTTTAAGCGGAGTATTTTTTCCTGTCGAGATGCTTCCTCCGGGTTTGTTAGAATTTTCTTCTTTTTTACCAACCACTCATGCATTAAATGCACTAAGGGAATTGCTAATTCTGAATTCAAATCTTTATTCCCTCACACCGGAGATTTTTTCTCTCACCTGTTTTTCAGTTGTTTCACTTTCGGTAGGTATATATAGTTTTAATGTTGGGTTTGAATATGCAAGAATTAAAGGAACTCTTTCCAGTTACTGA
- a CDS encoding ABC transporter ATP-binding protein encodes MVVADNLSKEFNKRKEQFCAVKNLSFKVDRGTIFCLLGENGAGKTTTLKMLSTLLKPSKGDAFINGFSITSQAKQVKSNIGLSLCDERSFYYRLTGFQNLEFYGKLFGLDKGIISSRVINLLEKFNLTEDKDKMFMNYSTGMKRRLSLCRAFLPDPKVVFLDEPSTGLDPLSAILVRDIIKQMKNEGKTILLSTQNLNEAEFLSDHIGIIKNGEMLLCSSISDLMLKHRFSKVTIEFSEIPNQNILSQFNSKVDHTTINNRITYRVPSSEKPELIRTLFSGESKLSYKIAGVDIRDECLEDIYLSLYRKVS; translated from the coding sequence ATGGTTGTCGCCGATAATTTATCGAAGGAGTTTAATAAAAGAAAAGAACAGTTTTGTGCTGTTAAAAACTTATCATTTAAAGTTGATCGTGGGACAATATTTTGCTTGTTGGGAGAAAATGGAGCCGGAAAAACAACAACATTAAAAATGTTATCTACTCTTCTAAAGCCTTCCAAAGGTGATGCTTTTATCAATGGTTTCTCTATCACCTCACAGGCCAAACAAGTAAAATCAAACATTGGGTTATCTTTATGCGACGAGCGTTCTTTCTATTATCGATTGACTGGCTTTCAAAATTTAGAATTTTATGGAAAGTTATTCGGTTTGGATAAAGGCATTATCAGTTCACGAGTAATTAATTTATTGGAAAAATTCAATTTGACTGAGGACAAAGATAAAATGTTCATGAACTATTCAACCGGAATGAAAAGAAGACTTAGTCTTTGTCGAGCTTTTTTGCCAGATCCCAAGGTGGTTTTCCTTGACGAACCCTCAACCGGCTTAGATCCCCTTTCGGCAATTTTAGTTAGGGATATAATTAAACAGATGAAAAATGAAGGAAAGACTATACTTCTATCAACCCAAAATCTAAATGAAGCAGAATTTTTGAGTGATCATATAGGAATAATAAAGAATGGAGAAATGCTTTTATGCTCAAGCATCAGTGACTTGATGCTCAAACATAGATTTTCAAAAGTAACCATTGAATTTTCTGAAATACCCAATCAAAATATATTATCTCAATTCAACAGTAAGGTTGATCATACTACAATTAATAATAGGATTACTTATAGAGTGCCCTCTTCCGAAAAACCCGAATTGATTAGAACATTATTTTCCGGAGAATCCAAGCTGTCATACAAAATAGCTGGTGTTGATATTAGAGATGAATGCTTGGAAGATATTTATTTATCATTATACCGAAAAGTATCATGA